AATTTTTCTGCAATTAAATTAGAAATAACGTCAGCCTTAACATCTGTGATATTTCCGGTAAGTCCCCATTTAGTAAAATCTTTTGCTTTTGCAGTAATAAAATGAGCATCTTTACCGCTAATACCTATAGCTTTGGCTCCATGAGAATTCAATAGTGAAACAATCTCTTTATTTATCTCTCCGCTTAGTACCATCTCTACAATTCTCATAACCTCTTTTGAAGTCACCCTTTGTCCATCTATAAATTTTGATTCAATACATAAGGCATCAAGCATCTCATTAATCTGTCTTCCTCCACCATGTATTACAACCGGCTTTATTCCAACTAAATACATAAGTAAAATATCTTGAGCAAATTTCTCTTTTAATTGAGGTGATTCTTGCGCTGAACCGCCATATTTAATAACAACAATCTCTTTATTAAACTTTTTAATAAACGGCAGGGCCTCAAGCAGTGTTTTTACAGTTTCAATTTTTTTTTGCACTATTGTTCCTTCTATAATTATCTATAATCTTAAATATTTTTTCATCAACTTCTACATGTAAGTCCAATAACGAAAGTGGCAGATTAAACGACTCTAATTTTACAAAGTCTTTATATGTCACTAAAACCGATTGCGAAGCATCTTTTTTAAGTATCTCCTCTATCTCACTTTTTACAAATGAGTGGTGATCTTCAAAGTAGTTTCTACTAACTACATGTGGCAGATAATCTTCTAAACGTGTTGGTCTTGCTATGGCTGTTACTAATGACATTTTATCATATTTATTTACAAGCTTTACCTGGCGTTTAAAGTCAATTCCTTCTCTTACTACAACACTCTGTTTTGAAGCCCAAAGTCTCTCTCGAAATGGACCTGATGGCAAACAAAAATTATTGCTACAATTTACTTCTATGAGTAAGTCCAATTTTTTTATTTCATGCTTTGAGTAAGCATCATCTAAAAATATAATCTTACATCCAAGTTCTTTTGCTTTATGTATCCCTACTTTTCTGTCTTCACTTACT
The sequence above is drawn from the Candidatus Sulfurimonas baltica genome and encodes:
- the argB gene encoding acetylglutamate kinase, with translation MQKKIETVKTLLEALPFIKKFNKEIVVIKYGGSAQESPQLKEKFAQDILLMYLVGIKPVVIHGGGRQINEMLDALCIESKFIDGQRVTSKEVMRIVEMVLSGEINKEIVSLLNSHGAKAIGISGKDAHFITAKAKDFTKWGLTGNITDVKADVISNLIAEKFIPVIAPIAAGDEMGHPGFNINADLCASYVAKAIGANKIIFLTDTAGVLNNDKELLNTLTKDEVEALKADGTIHGGMVPKVDACLEAIEGGVQKAHIIDGRIEHSLLLELFTSEGVGTQIVK
- a CDS encoding tetraacyldisaccharide 4'-kinase, whose translation is MKKIIVFWVEKYFYSPNLAQKLLSLLLLPLSWIYCLVMFLRFKSKVAEDFGVDIVSIGNLSVGGSGKTPLVTSLANRYKNVAIVLRGYGRDSSGLFVISDGDKILHDVKTSGDEAMIYAHKVPHAVVIVSEDRKVGIHKAKELGCKIIFLDDAYSKHEIKKLDLLIEVNCSNNFCLPSGPFRERLWASKQSVVVREGIDFKRQVKLVNKYDKMSLVTAIARPTRLEDYLPHVVSRNYFEDHHSFVKSEIEEILKKDASQSVLVTYKDFVKLESFNLPLSLLDLHVEVDEKIFKIIDNYRRNNSAKKN